In Hirundo rustica isolate bHirRus1 chromosome 2, bHirRus1.pri.v3, whole genome shotgun sequence, one genomic interval encodes:
- the CHST10 gene encoding carbohydrate sulfotransferase 10: MHHQWLLLAACFWVIFMFMVASKFITLTFKDPDGYGAKQEPLILTAVTKVEEVHVPEEKHWPEEFQPTGKAFSGNLIRQPLVHMERLELLRNVCRDTALRDLSHTAVSKFVLDRIFVCDKHKILFCQTPKVGNTQWKKVLIVLNGAFSSIEEIPENIVHDHEKNGLPRLSSFSDSEIKKRLNLYFKFFIVRDPFERLISAFKDKFVHNPRFEPWYRHEIAPGIIRKYRKNRTETKGLQFEDFVRYLGDPNHRWLDVQFGDHIIHWVTYVELCAPCEITYSVIGHHETLEDDAPYILKAAGIDHLVSYPTIPPGITVYNRTKVERYFSGISKRDIRRLYARFEGDFKLFGYREPDFLLN, encoded by the exons ATGCACCACCAGTGGCTGCTGCTAGCTGCATGCTTTTGGGTGATATTCATGTTCATGGTTGCTAGCAAGTTTATCACATTGACTTTTAAAGACCCTGATG GCTATGGTGCCAAGCAAGAGCCATTGATACTGACAGCTGTGACAAAAGTGGAGGAAGTACATGTGCCAGAGGAAAAACATTGGCCTGAAGAATTCCAG CCAactggaaaagctttttcagGAAATCTGATCCGCCAACCCCTGGTTCATATGGAAAGACTTGAGCTTCTCAGGAATGTGTGCAGAGACACTGCATTGAGAGATCTCTCTCATACCGCAGTTTCCAAATTCGTCTTGGACCGAATATTTGTGTGTGACAAGCACAAGATCCTGTTTTGTCAGACGCCAAAAGTGGGCAACACTCAGTGGAAAAAAGTCTTGATCGTTTTAAATG GAGCATTTTCTTCCATAGAAGAGATCCCAGAAAACATTGTACATGATCATGAGAAGAATGGCCTTCCACGCTTGTCCTCTTTCAGTgactctgaaattaaaaaacg ACTGAATTTATACTTCAAGTTTTTTATTGTTAGAGATCCCTTTGAAAGACTTATTTCTGCGTTTAAAGACAAGTTTGTGCACAATCCTCGTTTTGAACCTTGGTACCGGCATGAAATTGCTCCCGGCATCATTCGTAAATACAGAAAGAATCGCACAGAGACCAAAGGGCTGCAGTTTGAGGACTTTGTGCGCTACCTGGGGGACCCTAATCACCGATGGCTGGATGTTCAGTTTGGTGACCACATCATTCACTGGGTAACATATGTGGAACTTTGTGCTCCCTGTGAAATCACGTACAGTGTGATTGGACACCACGAAACCCTGGAGGACGATGCTCCGTATATCTTGAAAGCAGCTGGCATAGACCACTTGGTATCGTACCCCACGATCCCACCAGGCATAACAGTGTACAACAGAACAAAAGTAGAGCGGTATTTTTCAGGAATTAGCAAGAGAGACATAAGACGCCTCTATGCACGATTTGAGGGCGATTTTAAACTCTTTGGTTATCGTGAGCCTGATTTCTTGCTTAACTGA